From the genome of Triticum aestivum cultivar Chinese Spring chromosome 3B, IWGSC CS RefSeq v2.1, whole genome shotgun sequence, one region includes:
- the LOC123072457 gene encoding uncharacterized protein isoform X5, translating into MCAEEHQLIIFSFTLPSKAPARYLQWGCSGGPVFQREREREREMYANPRKRGEQFVMWLLITYGDTGAKGALKDDHVLASAKCQVSTKYPTNALINRPALISYIISMKIKNCAQLDAALSFLTNTVLRSLWCRRASPSSS; encoded by the exons ATGTGTGCTGAGGAACACCAGCTCATAATTTTTTCTTTCACACTGCCGTCTAAAGCGCCAGCTCGGTATCTGCAG TGGGGATGCAGTGGAGGACCGGtttttcagagagagagagagagagagagagagatgtatgCAAATCCAAGAAAAAGAGGAGAACAG TTTGTCATGTGGCTGTTGATTACATATGGTGATACTGGTGCAAAGGGTGCCCTAAAAGATGATCATGTTCTTGCATCAGCGAAATGTCAA GTTTCCACGAAATACCCAACAAATGCACTCATCAATCGTCCTGCTCTCATTAGCTATATCATTTCGATGAAG ATTAAGAACTGTGCACAGCTAGATGCTGCTCTGTCGTTTCTTACTAATACAGTTTTAAGAAGCCTGTGGTGTAG GAGAGCAAGTCCCTCAAGTTCGTGA
- the LOC123072457 gene encoding uncharacterized protein isoform X4, protein MCAEEHQLIIFSFTLPSKAPARYLQWGCSGGPVFQREREREREMYANPRKRGEQFVMWLLITYGDTGAKGALKDDHVLASAKCQVSTKYPTNALINRPALISYIISMKIKNCAQLDAALSFLTNTVLRSLWCSDQLGSFSQ, encoded by the exons ATGTGTGCTGAGGAACACCAGCTCATAATTTTTTCTTTCACACTGCCGTCTAAAGCGCCAGCTCGGTATCTGCAG TGGGGATGCAGTGGAGGACCGGtttttcagagagagagagagagagagagagagatgtatgCAAATCCAAGAAAAAGAGGAGAACAG TTTGTCATGTGGCTGTTGATTACATATGGTGATACTGGTGCAAAGGGTGCCCTAAAAGATGATCATGTTCTTGCATCAGCGAAATGTCAA GTTTCCACGAAATACCCAACAAATGCACTCATCAATCGTCCTGCTCTCATTAGCTATATCATTTCGATGAAG ATTAAGAACTGTGCACAGCTAGATGCTGCTCTGTCGTTTCTTACTAATACAGTTTTAAGAAGCCTGTGGTGTAG TGATCAGTTGG GATCATTTTCCCAATAG
- the LOC123072457 gene encoding uncharacterized protein isoform X3: MCAEEHQLIIFSFTLPSKAPARYLQWGCSGGPVFQREREREREMYANPRKRGEQFVMWLLITYGDTGAKGALKDDHVLASAKCQVSTKYPTNALINRPALISYIISMKIKNCAQLDAALSFLTNTVLRSLWCRFPVWSGRGGSWRGQPPLQRQVLSLSPLCPLSLP, encoded by the exons ATGTGTGCTGAGGAACACCAGCTCATAATTTTTTCTTTCACACTGCCGTCTAAAGCGCCAGCTCGGTATCTGCAG TGGGGATGCAGTGGAGGACCGGtttttcagagagagagagagagagagagagagatgtatgCAAATCCAAGAAAAAGAGGAGAACAG TTTGTCATGTGGCTGTTGATTACATATGGTGATACTGGTGCAAAGGGTGCCCTAAAAGATGATCATGTTCTTGCATCAGCGAAATGTCAA GTTTCCACGAAATACCCAACAAATGCACTCATCAATCGTCCTGCTCTCATTAGCTATATCATTTCGATGAAG ATTAAGAACTGTGCACAGCTAGATGCTGCTCTGTCGTTTCTTACTAATACAGTTTTAAGAAGCCTGTGGTGTAG GTTCCCGGTCTGGAGCGGGAGGGGCGGAAGCTGGCGAGGCCAACCTCCCCTTCAGAGGCAGgtgctctccctctcccctctgtgCCCTCTCTCTCTTCCCTGA
- the LOC123072457 gene encoding vegetative cell wall protein gp1 isoform X1: MAAGQQALPWYSASGAITGLHPAMAAGQQALPWYSASGAVTGGYPALPAPAAAQPPWAQWPPQIAPAAPPLLATTGPQWPTWTAPAAPSSVAPYLPAASEQGPPPALPSPNLGTGASEQGQTQQLLPASPPAPTPQVPVQLHQAPPPSTVPPPAPRAMGRPLHQVQFPPSPSPIPAWATGSSSGPVYSTAPEHPTPSLRFDHPSSSANYAPALPDPAYAPTATTAAPGHGGPTPPRFAKLDFATYEGTEDPLNWLNQCEQFFRGQRTLASDRTWLASYHLRGAAQTWYYALEQDEGGMPP, from the coding sequence ATGGCCGCGGGTCAGCAGGCGCTTCCGTGGTACTCGGCATCGGGGGCCATCACCGGACTTCATCCAGCCATGGCTGCGGGTCAGCAGGCGCTTCCGTGGTACTCGGCATCGGGGGCCGTCACCGGAGGCTACCCGGCGCTCCCCGCCCCAGCGGCCGCACAGCCGCCTTGGGCGCAGTGGCCGCCGCAGATCGCGCCGGCAGCCCCGCCACTTCTCGCCACCACGGGGCCGCAGTGGCCCACATGGACCGCGCCGGCCGCGCCGTCCTCCGTCGCGCCCTACCTTCCAGCGGCCTCAGAGCAgggtcctccaccggccctgcccagCCCTAACCTGGGCACCGGCGCCTCGGAGCAGGGCCAGACCCAGCAGCTTCTTCCGGCGTCACCGCCGGCCCCCACGCCGCAGGTGCCGGTGCAGCTCCACCAGGCGCCGCCGCCATCGACAGTACCACCACCCGCGCCTAGGGCTATGGGTCGGCCCCTGCACCAGGTGCAGTTTCCACCGTCACCATCGCCGATCCCTGCTTGGGCGACCGGCTCGTCTTCGGGGCCGGTCTACTCCACGGCGCCGGAACACCCGACGCCCTCCCTGCGGTTTGATCACCCCTCCAGCTCGGCGAACTACGCCCCGGCGCTTCCCGACCCAGCATACGCGCCGACGGCAACTACGGCCGCCCCCGGGCACGGCGGGCCGACACCCCCTCGCTTCGCCAAACTGGACTTCGCCACCTACGagggcacggaggaccccctcaactggctcaaccagtgcgagcagttctttcgAGGGCAGCGGACGCTCGCTTCGGATCGCACCTGGCTCGCGTCCTATCATCTTCGAGGCGCAGCgcagacctggtactacgccctcgagcaggacgagggcggcatgccaccaTGA
- the LOC123072457 gene encoding uncharacterized protein isoform X2, whose product MCAEEHQLIIFSFTLPSKAPARYLQWGCSGGPVFQREREREREMYANPRKRGEQFVMWLLITYGDTGAKGALKDDHVLASAKCQVSTKYPTNALINRPALISYIISMKIKNCAQLDAALSFLTNTVLRSLWCRFPVWSGRGGSWRGQPPLQRQESKSLKFVRNPLSTC is encoded by the exons ATGTGTGCTGAGGAACACCAGCTCATAATTTTTTCTTTCACACTGCCGTCTAAAGCGCCAGCTCGGTATCTGCAG TGGGGATGCAGTGGAGGACCGGtttttcagagagagagagagagagagagagagatgtatgCAAATCCAAGAAAAAGAGGAGAACAG TTTGTCATGTGGCTGTTGATTACATATGGTGATACTGGTGCAAAGGGTGCCCTAAAAGATGATCATGTTCTTGCATCAGCGAAATGTCAA GTTTCCACGAAATACCCAACAAATGCACTCATCAATCGTCCTGCTCTCATTAGCTATATCATTTCGATGAAG ATTAAGAACTGTGCACAGCTAGATGCTGCTCTGTCGTTTCTTACTAATACAGTTTTAAGAAGCCTGTGGTGTAG GTTCCCGGTCTGGAGCGGGAGGGGCGGAAGCTGGCGAGGCCAACCTCCCCTTCAGAGGCAG GAGAGCAAGTCCCTCAAGTTCGTGAGGAATCCACTCTCAACTTGTTAA